The Candidatus Neomarinimicrobiota bacterium DNA window GTTGCCGAGGCCATCGCAGCTGTCAAGGCGGCCGGGGTTAAACTCCAGGTCGGTTTCAACCGCCGGTTCGACCCGGATTTCGCCGTTGTAAAGGAAGCTGTCGCCTCCGGAAAGATCGGCACGCCCCACATTATCAGGATCACGAACCGCGATCCCATCCGACCCGATCCGGCCTTTATCCCGGATTCAGGCGGCCTTTTCATGGATTTCAGCATCCATGATTTCGATACTATCCGCTTCATGAGCGGCAGCGAGGTGGCGGAAGTCTACGCGGCGGGGACGGTGCTGATCGATCCTGAGATCGAAAGGTTGGGTGATATCGACACGGCCCTGATCACGCTCAAACTCACCAGCGGCGCACTGTGCATCATCGATCTCAGCCGCGAGACCAATTACGGATATGACCAGCAGGTTGAGGTGTTCGGGTCGGAGGGGAGCATCAGTGCCCGTAATACCACCCCCACCAACACAGTATGGAGCACCGCCAGCGGCGTATTTACCGATAAACCGCACTACTCTTTCGTCGAGCGGTTTGAAGCGGCTTTTATAGCCGAACTGCGGGCGTTCTTTGCCAGTATCCGCGAGCGGACGCCAGTGCCGGTATCCGGAGCAGACGCCCTGGCGGCTGTCAGAATTGCCCGGGCGGCTCAACAATCATTTAAGCAGAACAGACCAGTAAAGGTGGCATCATGAGGCCGGTGATCTTAGGGGCGCTTGGGGCCGGGAGGATCGGCAAGCTCCATGCTGAAAATATTCTTAAGATGCCTGACGCTCGTCTGAAAGTTATTGCCGACCCGTTCCTTGATGATAAATGGGCACGAAGGTGGGGCTTGTCTACCACCCGGGAACCCGATGCCGTGTTCTCAGACGATGAAATCGAGGCCGTGCTGATATTCTCGCCCTCACCGTTGCATGCGGAGCAGATTATCGCCGCCGCCCGAGCCGGGAAGCACATATTCTGTGAAAAGCCGATCGCACTGGAACCGGACCATATCCGGCAGGCTCTGCAGGTGGTCGAGGGAGAAGGCGTGAAACTTCAGGTCGGGTTTAACCGGCGCTTCGATCCCGATTTTATGCGGCTCAAAGAGGCGGTGGACGCAGGTGAAATCGGGCGCATCTACCTGATCAAGATCACTGCCCGGGATCCAGCATCACCATCGCTGGATTACGTGAAGACCTCTGGCGGTATGTTTCTCGATATGACCATCCACGATTTCGATATGGTCCGGTACCTTTCCGGCAGTGAGGCGGAAGAGGTCTTTGCGGTGGGCGCAGTCCTGATCGATCCGGCCATCGGTGCGGCGGGTGACGTTGACACGGCGATTACTACAATGAAATTGAAAAGTGGCGCCATGGCGGTCATCGATAACAGTCGTCAGGCGGTATATGGCTATGATCAACGCATCGAGGTTTTCGGCTCTAAAGGTAGCATCACCGCTGCCAATCGTACTCCTACCCAAACTGTCCGGATGACCGCCGAGGGAGTGGTATCTGAAAAGCCGCTGTACTTTTTCCTGGAACGTTATCAGGAATCCTTCCGAGCGGAGATTAAGGCCTTTATCGAAGCGATCAAGGAGGATGAAAAGCCCCTTGTCAACGGCCAGGATGGATTGGCTGCAACGTTGATAGGTATTGCCGCCAGAGAAGCTCTTAAACGTCGTGAACCGGTTAAGATCAGGGAGTAGATTAACGAGGATTTATACCCTGTAAGTCGGAATCTCATCAACGAAGTGCATTTAAGAAAATATTATGGTTCAACCGCTACGTTGGTTTGCTGCCGGAGCAGAGCAGCCAGTACTCGCTGATCAGCAGGAAATAGATCGTCTATATAAACGTTATCGCTTATCGGTAATGCTGGCGATCACGGTCGGCTATGGCATCGCCTATACCTGCCGGCTGGGACTGTCCGTTGTGAAAAAGCCGCTGATAGATATGGGGCTTCTGTCGGCCTATGATTTGGGTGTCATTGGATCGGGGCTTTTATATGGCTATGCCCTGGGGAAGTTGACCAACGGTTTCCTGGCCGATCACGCCAATGTCAAACGTTTTTTCGCCATCGGGGTATTGCTCTCGGCACTGGTGAATCTGGCCATGGGCCGGAGCGAACTCATCTGGATATGGGTGCTCCTGTGGGCTTTTAATGGCTGGTTCCAGGGATTCGGAGCGCCCACTGGCGCCGTCACCCTCGCTAACTGGTTCAGCAACCGGGAGCGCGGCCGGTTTTACGGCCTCTGGAGCACGGGGCACGCCATTGGCGAGGGGCTTACTTTTGTAGGCTCGGCGGCGCTGGTCAGTTTCTTCGGCTGGCAGGCAGGCTTCTGGGGACCGGGGATAATCTGTATCTTCGTCGCCTTTGCGATCTACCTTATCATGCAGGACCGGCCTCAAACCCTGGGCTTACCATCGGTTGCCGATTGGAAAAACGATCATGGTGTGATCGTCACGGATCATGAAGGTCAACCGCTTAAGACCGGCGCGGCCCAGCTGCGCATACTTAAAATGCCCGCAATCTGGATTTTGGGCCTGTCCAGCGCCACCATGTACATGACCCGCTATGCCATCAACAGCTGGGGTTTTCTCTACTTGCAGGAAGCCAAGGGGTATTCCCTGGTGGAAGCGGGCGGCATTCTAGGACTCAATACACTGGCCGGTATCGTGGGCTGCATCGCGTACGGTTTCATCTCCGACCATCTGTTCCGGGCCCGGCGGCCACCGGTAACCCTCATCTTCGGAATTATCGAAATCATGGCGCTATTCGTTATTTTCTACGGTCCTGCGGGGCAGCCGCTGCTTTTGACCATCGCCTTCGTGATTTACGGCTTCACCCTCAGCGGCCTGCTCGCTGCTCTGGGAGGACTTTTTGCGATTGATATCGTACCTAAAAAAGCAGCCGGGGCCGTCATGGGATTGATCGGGGTCTTCAGTTATTTTGGCGCCGGCATTCAGGATCAGATCAGTGGCATGTTGATTGAACACGGAACTACCATGGTGGCGGGAGTACGGCACTATGACTTCAGTACCGCGGTAGCGTTCTGGATCGGAGGGTCGATCATATCCATGATACTTGCGGCCACTCTCTGGCGTGCCAAAGTGAGTGATTAGGTCTTGGGCACTTTTATGGAAAAAGATATCGCAGTTTACGACATCGCCATTTTTGGCAACTATACCAAAGATACTATTGTCAGCCCTTCCGGTACGAGATACGTCGATGGCGGCGGTTTCAACTACGGAGCCCATGCAGCCGCTCTGCTGGGGCTCAGGGTGGCCGCCGTTACCCGGCTGGCAAGGGAAGATTTCCGGGTAGTAGAAGCCCTCGAACAGGTGGGTATTGACGTATTCGCAACCGCTACTTCCACCTCCACCCACATGCGCCTGGAATATCCAACCTCCAATTTGGATGATCGAGTGCTCTACTGCACAAAATTCGCCGGGCCCTATAGTCTCGATCAATTCGAGGGTCTGCGGGCCAAGGCCTTCATTATCAATGCCTCAATTCGGGATGAGGTCCCCCTGGAGGTTATCCAGGGACTAAGGGAAAAGGACGCGTTGCTGGTTGCCGATGTCCAGGGCTTTATTCGAGTCATAGCTCCCAATGGCAGGCTAGTCTACGAGGAATGGCCGGAAAAGCGGCCAGTGCTGTCCCTGCTGGACGCGCTGAAAACCGATGCCGTGGAAGCTGAGTTTCTCACCGGTGAGACGAACATCAAAACTGCCGCGCACGTGCTGGCGGATTACGGACCCAGGGAAGTTGTACTGACTCACCGTGACGGCCTGCTGGTCTACGCCGATGGACAATTCCACGAAGTAGCCTTCTTCCCTGAAAAGCTGGTGGGCCGCAGCGGTCGCGGCGATACCTGCATATCGGCGTATATAGCCAAACGATTTACCGCCCCTCCAGCGGAAGCCACCATCTGGGCGGCTGCGGTTACCAGCTTGAAAATGGAATCCGAAGGCCCGATTCGCAGGGAACTGCATGAGGTTGAGGATCTAATTGCGCGGAAATATAGGCGGGATTAGCCGTTTGGCCTGTAGACAAGTCATTACCCTGGGATGATATGGCCTGCTTTAATTCGAACTATTCCCTGTACAAATTACATTATCAGAGTATTCATTCTTAGAGTCATCCGTATTGCAGACTTTATTGGGAATTATCGCTTTATCGAAAGGGGAATGTTATGAGCAAACATAATCTCCGGTTTGTCCTGTTTGCTGTGCTTATCGGATTACTGTCCTGTGCGCACGTTCAAAGGGATGGCCAGAGGGCTTTCACCTTTATCGTCACGGCGGACATGCGTTACGCCGCTACCGAAGAGTATCGCTATCCCTGGTACTTCCTGGGTGTCTGTGAGGCTATCCGTGAAGTCGGAAAAGGCGCATTTATGGTAAGCCCTGGAGACGTCGACCCGCCGCAGTCAGTCCGGGAGATGCTTACCCAGGTATTCGGTGCCGATTATCTCTGGTATCCGGTCATGGGCAACCATGAGCTGGAGGCAGCTTCAAATGTTGAGTATCTGCGGCAGTACAACAAGGGTGGAGCATCCCTTCCAAACATCGTTCGCAAAGGCCCGGCAGGATGTGAGGAGACTACCTATTCCTTCGATTGGGGCAATACTCATTTTGTGGTCCTGAACCAATATTACGACGGCAGCTCTGATATGGGTACCGATGGTGATGTAGTTCCGGAGTTGTTGGCCTGGCTGGAGGCGGACCTGGCCGCTAATACGAAGAAGCAGATTATTGTTTTTGGCCACGAGCCTATTATTGCGGTGCCGGACATTGACAATGGTCGCCTCCGGCATCAGGGGGATTCGCTGGACAAATATCCAGAGAACGCCTTTAACTTCCATCGGCTGCTTCTGAAATATGGCGTCACCGCCTATATTCATGGCCACACCCATTCGGCTTCGTTTTCCAAGCTCAACGGACTGTGGCAAATCGACGCCGGCCACTGTCGGGGGATGGAAACAGATCCGCCCGAACAATTACTTCTATGGTTGGCCGAGGCAATCGAGGAAGGGCGACAACGCGGGCAGACGGAAGATCAATCGATCAGGGAATTTTTTAACTCTAGGGTAAGTATCGTAAAAAAAGCCCTCGAATATATGGAACTTTCAGGAGGGCTCTCTTCCAAGGAACTCAGCGACGAACAAGCCTTTAAAGCCTTTTCGCAATTTTACTTGGAATCGCAAAAGGACAGCACCACAAGGAACCAATATTTCCAATCATTCTGGGAAAGTTATCCCTACTCAAAAAGTACCTTCCTCAAATTTTATGTAGACAGCAAGGGGGCAAAGGTAGAGATTTATCGTGACAGGGACCGGGGCAGGCAATATTTCCTGAGGCATACTGAGATACTGGACTGAAACAGCCTTGAATCAATCGGGCCTGCAATGCGGATTTGGGATTGATAAGGCCAAATTGTCTCTGAATGCCTTGTGATTATGATCTAAAGTCTTAAATTATGAAACCGATAAGGAATTTAGTGGTCCTTGACTGGATGGGATGGCATCGTATACAATCGAAGAGCGGGATTCTAGTTTGATAACTCAATGGATATCGCGAAGGAGGCCGGTGAAGCTATGGTAAACGAAAATAAGCCCTTTAATATTCAGAATGCTTTAAACCTGCTCTCTACCAGGAGAGACCTCCTGCCAATGGTATCGCTCTCAGAAATAGAGCAGTCTCAGTCCATCTTAGTCTGGGCAGCTGTTTTCTTTGGCATTTTTGCTGCTCTGGCCGGGGCGGTGATATCACTGCTCACAACTTCCTATAACAATCTCCCTGTTATTTATATACTTGGACTGGCACTGGTTTCTTATCTGTGCTTTTTCGTGATTTTCGTAATTCGGGGCTTTCATCGAAGGGACCAGATCGTTAGAAGTGTTCTGGAACCGAATCTTTCGGAACCGGTCACTCTTGGTGAGCGCCTCAGTGCACTTGAAAACTGGGTACGATCAATGAAAATGCACCACGACCTGAAGAATCACGTGTTTGACAAACAGCGATCCGTCAACTTTCAGGATTTCAACCGGAAAATTGACGAATTGCTGCCCTTCGAGCCCGACGATCCCCGTCGGCAGAAGTTTGTTCAAAAACTGTTGGCAGAGGGAATGATAATCATCGATAAGACGGAGACTGATAACTGGATGGTCGCGTTTGAGGATAATTTTCAGGCGTCCTTTTAACGGCCCTGCAAGCCTGCGGACCATCAACTAGACCGTATCCCGCGGACTCTTTAGTTCCAACTGCGTATCAGCAACCTCTACCGAACATCGTTCCGGGGCTGTGGCGCCTTATCGAAGTTCAGCGAGTCTTCAGCCTGCGAAGCTGAGGATGATTTCACCCAATTTCTAAAGACCAGTAGAATACCCAACCCCAACCCTGCCAGAGCGGAAGTGGTTTCGATCACATATAGGCCAATATACTCCCCGGTCGAATCCAATACCTGAACAATCATAACCAGACGGATGGAAACCAGGACTACCGTGATTACAGCTATGGTCGGCCACAGAAATCTCTTGGACGAGAGATAACCCGCAGCTACTACCGCTGCCAGGTGGCTAAAGAAGGCGGTAACATGGTCGATTTCTTGAATAAGGAACCCGAAAATTGGCGGTACGATCAAGTCCATCAGCAACCATACGAGGAAAGCGATCGGAATGGCCAAAAACCACCTCAGATTGATCCCCGCTGGCTCTCCGGTAGTTATCCTCATCCCACTGTTGATATCAGTTGTCGGACCTTCTGGTAGTGGCGTCAACATCTCCCCTTTGCTGTTGAGCAGCCAATCCACTCGAAATCCCAATTGATCCAGTTCAGCCAGGACACCCGAAGGGATCTCGCATTGGCCCAGTTCGTAATTGGAAATATCCCGGCGGGACAGTCCGAACCGCTCGGCAAACACCGTCTGCGTTTCCCCCAGGTAAGTCCTGATCTGCCTGAGTCGCTTACCGATCTTGTCGTGCTCGACGGTCATTACACGGTCGCTGGGCTGCATTTTTTACTGT harbors:
- a CDS encoding MFS transporter, with product MVQPLRWFAAGAEQPVLADQQEIDRLYKRYRLSVMLAITVGYGIAYTCRLGLSVVKKPLIDMGLLSAYDLGVIGSGLLYGYALGKLTNGFLADHANVKRFFAIGVLLSALVNLAMGRSELIWIWVLLWAFNGWFQGFGAPTGAVTLANWFSNRERGRFYGLWSTGHAIGEGLTFVGSAALVSFFGWQAGFWGPGIICIFVAFAIYLIMQDRPQTLGLPSVADWKNDHGVIVTDHEGQPLKTGAAQLRILKMPAIWILGLSSATMYMTRYAINSWGFLYLQEAKGYSLVEAGGILGLNTLAGIVGCIAYGFISDHLFRARRPPVTLIFGIIEIMALFVIFYGPAGQPLLLTIAFVIYGFTLSGLLAALGGLFAIDIVPKKAAGAVMGLIGVFSYFGAGIQDQISGMLIEHGTTMVAGVRHYDFSTAVAFWIGGSIISMILAATLWRAKVSD
- the iolG gene encoding inositol 2-dehydrogenase produces the protein MRPVILGALGAGRIGKLHAENILKMPDARLKVIADPFLDDKWARRWGLSTTREPDAVFSDDEIEAVLIFSPSPLHAEQIIAAARAGKHIFCEKPIALEPDHIRQALQVVEGEGVKLQVGFNRRFDPDFMRLKEAVDAGEIGRIYLIKITARDPASPSLDYVKTSGGMFLDMTIHDFDMVRYLSGSEAEEVFAVGAVLIDPAIGAAGDVDTAITTMKLKSGAMAVIDNSRQAVYGYDQRIEVFGSKGSITAANRTPTQTVRMTAEGVVSEKPLYFFLERYQESFRAEIKAFIEAIKEDEKPLVNGQDGLAATLIGIAAREALKRREPVKIRE
- the iolG gene encoding inositol 2-dehydrogenase; this encodes MAKRQIVAGLIGAGRIGRMHASNIVRHLPDVSLKTVADCELDEEWARSLGIPIGADHRRKILEDPEIEAVVIATPSDTHVDMIKAAALAGKQIFCEKPIAFTAEKVAEAIAAVKAAGVKLQVGFNRRFDPDFAVVKEAVASGKIGTPHIIRITNRDPIRPDPAFIPDSGGLFMDFSIHDFDTIRFMSGSEVAEVYAAGTVLIDPEIERLGDIDTALITLKLTSGALCIIDLSRETNYGYDQQVEVFGSEGSISARNTTPTNTVWSTASGVFTDKPHYSFVERFEAAFIAELRAFFASIRERTPVPVSGADALAAVRIARAAQQSFKQNRPVKVAS
- a CDS encoding helix-turn-helix domain-containing protein, with translation MQPSDRVMTVEHDKIGKRLRQIRTYLGETQTVFAERFGLSRRDISNYELGQCEIPSGVLAELDQLGFRVDWLLNSKGEMLTPLPEGPTTDINSGMRITTGEPAGINLRWFLAIPIAFLVWLLMDLIVPPIFGFLIQEIDHVTAFFSHLAAVVAAGYLSSKRFLWPTIAVITVVLVSIRLVMIVQVLDSTGEYIGLYVIETTSALAGLGLGILLVFRNWVKSSSASQAEDSLNFDKAPQPRNDVR
- a CDS encoding metallophosphoesterase, which translates into the protein MSKHNLRFVLFAVLIGLLSCAHVQRDGQRAFTFIVTADMRYAATEEYRYPWYFLGVCEAIREVGKGAFMVSPGDVDPPQSVREMLTQVFGADYLWYPVMGNHELEAASNVEYLRQYNKGGASLPNIVRKGPAGCEETTYSFDWGNTHFVVLNQYYDGSSDMGTDGDVVPELLAWLEADLAANTKKQIIVFGHEPIIAVPDIDNGRLRHQGDSLDKYPENAFNFHRLLLKYGVTAYIHGHTHSASFSKLNGLWQIDAGHCRGMETDPPEQLLLWLAEAIEEGRQRGQTEDQSIREFFNSRVSIVKKALEYMELSGGLSSKELSDEQAFKAFSQFYLESQKDSTTRNQYFQSFWESYPYSKSTFLKFYVDSKGAKVEIYRDRDRGRQYFLRHTEILD
- a CDS encoding PfkB family carbohydrate kinase, which translates into the protein MEKDIAVYDIAIFGNYTKDTIVSPSGTRYVDGGGFNYGAHAAALLGLRVAAVTRLAREDFRVVEALEQVGIDVFATATSTSTHMRLEYPTSNLDDRVLYCTKFAGPYSLDQFEGLRAKAFIINASIRDEVPLEVIQGLREKDALLVADVQGFIRVIAPNGRLVYEEWPEKRPVLSLLDALKTDAVEAEFLTGETNIKTAAHVLADYGPREVVLTHRDGLLVYADGQFHEVAFFPEKLVGRSGRGDTCISAYIAKRFTAPPAEATIWAAAVTSLKMESEGPIRRELHEVEDLIARKYRRD